From the genome of Papaver somniferum cultivar HN1 chromosome 2, ASM357369v1, whole genome shotgun sequence, one region includes:
- the LOC113352916 gene encoding abscisic acid 8'-hydroxylase 4-like codes for MCGLFVYVLLLLPIVLTYIFFHRKRNQNHDRVKAKLPPGSMGWPYIGETPQLYSQDPNVFFASKQKRYGEIFKTHILGCPSIMLTSPEAARFVLVTHANLFKPTYPKSKEKMIGPSALFFHQGDYHSRLRKIVQGSLSPESIKGLVPDIERIVITTLNSWVGNDNHIVNTYHEMKKFSFDIGILSIFGQLDSYYKEELKKNYFILDKGYNSYPTNMPGTLYSKAVLARKRLSEILSEIIGKRMEKRVEDKDLLGCLMHSDDEKAGRLTDDQIADNIIGVLFAAQDTTASVLTWILKYLHDHPKLLEAVKAEQKAIYEMNDGGSKPLSWSQTRNMPVTFRVVLESLRMASIISFTFREAVEDVEYKGYLIPKGWKVMPLFRNIHHNPEFFHEPHKFDPSRFEVAPRPNTFMPFGNGVHSCPGNELAKVEILILLHHLITKFRWEVIGSQSGIQYGPFPVPQQGLPARFWKAESDSNNQTHHGLS; via the exons ATGTGTGGTTTATTTGTATATGTGCTTCTGTTACTCCCTATAGTCCTAACATATATATTCTTCCATCGAAAGAGAAACCAAAACCATGATCGAGTAAAAGCAAAGCTTCCACCAGGTTCAATGGGTTGGCCTTATATTGGAGAGACACCACAACTGTATTCGCAAGACCCTAATGTCTTCTTTGCTAGTAAACAAAAAAG GTACGGAGAGATATTCAAAACACATATACTTGGTTGTCCAAGTATCATGTTGACGAGTCCTGAAGCAGCGCGATTCGTATTAGTTACGCATGCTAATTTGTTCAAGCCAACGTATcctaaaagtaaagaaaaaatgaTAGGACCATCAGCTCTGTTTTTTCACCAAGGAGATTATCATTCTCGTCTTCGAAAAATTGTTCAAGGTTCATTATCTCCAGAAAGCATAAAGGGACTTGTACCAGATATCGAACGTATCGTAATCACGACGTTAAATTCATGGGTTGGCAATGATAACCACATTGTTAATACTTACCATGAAATGAAAAAG TTCTCGTTTGACATCGGCATACTCTCAATTTTTGGTCAGTTAGATTCTTATTAcaaagaagaattgaagaaaaattaCTTCATATTAGATAAAGGATACAATTCTTATCCTACAAATATGCCAGGAACTCTATATAGCAAGGCAGTCTTG GCAAGAAAAAGATTGAGTGAGATTCTAAGTGAAATTATTGGTAAAAGAATGGAGAAAAGAGTAGAGGATAAAGATCTATTGGGCTGTTTGATGCATTCCGATGACGAAAAGGCGGGAAGGTTGACGGACGATCAAATTGCTGATAATATAATTGGAGTTTTGTTTGCTGCTCAAGACACTACAGCTAGTGTTCTTACATGGATTCTCAAGTACCTCCATGATCACCCAAAACTTTTAGAAGCTGTGAAA GCTGAGCAGAAAGCAATATATGAAATGAATGATGGAGGAAGCAAACCCTTGTCATGGTCTCAAACTAGAAATATGCCGGTCACTTTTAGA GTTGTATTGGAGAGTTTGAGAATGGCAAGCATCATATCATTCACATTCAGAGAAGCTGTAGAAGATGTTGAATACAAAG GTTACCTTATTCCTAAGGGTTGGAAGGTAATGCCTTTATTCAGAAATATTCATCATAACCCTGAATTCTTTCACGAGCCTCACAagtttgatccatcaagatttgaG GTTGCACCAAGACCCAATACATTTATGCCATTTGGAAATGGAGTACATTCATGTCCAGGGAATGAACTTGCCAAAGTGGAGATTCTTATATTACTGCACCACTTAATAACAAAGTTCAG GTGGGAAGTGATAGGATCTCAAAGTGGGATTCAATATGGCCCATTTCCAGTCCCACAACAAGGATTACCAGCAAGATTTTGGAAAGCAGAATCAGACAGTAATAATCAAACTCACCATGGATTGTCATAA